A stretch of the Massilia varians genome encodes the following:
- a CDS encoding MBL fold metallo-hydrolase — translation MQVNPIQLFDAESSTYTYLLSAPDSRDAVIIDPVDRHWQRDLAHIERLGLKLTHVLETHAHADHVTSAGKLRALTGAKACVPSGCGIPPAEVQLQDGDLISFGEREHIAVIHTPGHTAGSMCYLWRGNLFSGDTLLVDGCGRTDFQGGSAENLYDSVTRKLFVLDEATRVWPGHDYRGQSVSTIGWEKRHNARLAGRSREDFVALMAALNLPRPTLMDVAVPANRNLGLAHSV, via the coding sequence ATGCAAGTGAACCCGATCCAGCTGTTCGACGCCGAATCCTCGACCTACACCTACCTCCTGTCCGCGCCGGACAGCCGGGACGCGGTGATCATCGACCCGGTCGACCGCCACTGGCAGCGCGACCTCGCCCACATCGAGCGCCTCGGATTGAAGCTTACCCACGTGCTGGAAACCCACGCCCACGCCGACCACGTCACCTCGGCCGGCAAGCTGCGCGCCCTGACCGGCGCCAAGGCCTGCGTGCCGAGCGGCTGCGGCATTCCGCCGGCCGAGGTGCAGCTGCAGGACGGCGACCTGATTTCGTTCGGCGAGCGCGAGCACATCGCCGTGATCCACACGCCCGGCCATACCGCGGGCAGCATGTGCTACCTCTGGCGCGGCAACCTGTTCAGCGGCGACACCCTGCTGGTGGACGGCTGCGGGCGCACCGACTTCCAGGGCGGCAGCGCGGAAAACCTGTACGACAGCGTCACCCGCAAGCTGTTCGTGCTCGACGAGGCCACCCGGGTCTGGCCCGGCCACGACTATCGCGGCCAGTCGGTCTCCACCATCGGCTGGGAAAAGCGCCACAACGCGCGCCTGGCCGGCCGCTCGCGCGAGGACTTCGTGGCCCTGATGGCCGCGCTGAACCTGCCGCGCCCGACATTGATGGACGTGGCGGTGCCCGCCAACCGCAACCTGGGCCTGGCGCACAGCGTGTAA
- a CDS encoding DMT family transporter has translation MFPASSLGRAAPRDTVFFSRPLVVVLLATLCCLLWGSSYPAIKTGYALLGITQQDIPSKLVYAGYRFLLAGIGVALAACLLQKKFPLPSRDGMRQVVVLGIAQTSLQYVFFYIGLAYTTGVRASILNASTTFFSVLLAHFLYKDDRLSARKAIGCSLGLAGVLAVNADASLLGGGISLQGEGFIVLAALVLSAASIYGKRVSQRMDAMTMTAWQLAIGGLVLLVAGYVPGGSLGRLDLVSSLLLLYLAALSAIAFTLWSLLLKHNPVGLVSMFAFLVPLFGAALSGIWLHEDVLTWTNLAALVLVCGGVLLVTRGPRTSASGPDGRP, from the coding sequence ATGTTCCCCGCATCATCCCTCGGCCGCGCCGCGCCGCGCGACACCGTCTTCTTTTCTCGCCCCCTGGTCGTGGTCTTGCTGGCCACGCTGTGCTGCCTGTTGTGGGGTAGCTCCTACCCCGCCATCAAAACCGGTTACGCCCTGCTGGGCATCACGCAGCAGGATATTCCGTCCAAGCTGGTCTACGCCGGCTACCGCTTCCTGCTGGCCGGGATCGGCGTGGCGCTCGCCGCCTGCCTGCTGCAGAAGAAGTTCCCCCTGCCGTCCCGCGACGGGATGCGCCAGGTGGTCGTGCTGGGCATCGCCCAGACCAGCCTGCAGTACGTGTTCTTCTACATCGGGCTGGCCTACACCACGGGCGTGCGGGCATCGATCCTGAACGCCAGCACGACCTTCTTCAGCGTCCTGCTGGCGCACTTCCTCTACAAGGATGACCGCCTGTCCGCGCGCAAGGCCATCGGTTGCTCGCTTGGCCTGGCCGGCGTGCTGGCGGTAAATGCCGACGCCAGCCTGCTGGGCGGCGGCATCAGCCTGCAGGGCGAGGGCTTCATCGTCCTGGCCGCCTTGGTGCTGTCGGCGGCCTCGATCTACGGCAAGCGCGTCTCGCAGCGCATGGATGCGATGACGATGACCGCCTGGCAGCTGGCGATCGGCGGCCTGGTCCTGCTCGTGGCCGGCTACGTGCCAGGCGGCAGCCTGGGGCGGCTCGACCTGGTTTCAAGCCTGCTGCTGCTCTACCTCGCCGCGCTGTCGGCGATCGCCTTCACCCTGTGGAGCCTGCTGCTCAAGCACAATCCGGTGGGACTGGTCAGCATGTTCGCCTTCCTGGTGCCGCTGTTCGGCGCAGCCCTGTCCGGCATCTGGCTGCACGAGGACGTCCTGACCTGGACCAATCTCGCCGCGCTGGTACTGGTATGCGGTGGCGTACTGCTGGTGACGCGCGGCCCGCGCACCAGCGCATCCGGTCCGGATGGGCGGCCTTAG
- a CDS encoding secondary thiamine-phosphate synthase enzyme YjbQ produces the protein MAHQSILDIHTPGRGTRDITEAVAEVVRAAQVQCGLAHVFVQHTSCSLLITENADPDVRRDLETVLRRLAPDGDPAYRHDAEGPDDMAAHVRTMLTGSGLSVPVGAGRLLLGTWQGIYLYEHRSAPHRRKVVVTVL, from the coding sequence GTGGCGCACCAGAGCATCCTCGACATCCATACACCAGGGCGCGGGACCCGCGACATCACCGAAGCGGTCGCCGAGGTGGTGCGCGCCGCGCAGGTCCAGTGCGGCCTGGCCCACGTGTTCGTGCAGCACACCAGCTGCTCGCTGCTCATCACCGAGAACGCCGACCCCGACGTGCGGCGCGACCTCGAGACCGTCCTGCGGCGGCTCGCGCCCGACGGCGACCCGGCCTACCGTCACGACGCCGAAGGGCCGGACGACATGGCGGCCCACGTGCGCACCATGCTGACCGGGTCCGGCCTGAGCGTTCCGGTCGGCGCCGGCCGCCTGCTGCTCGGCACCTGGCAGGGCATCTACCTGTACGAGCACCGCAGCGCGCCGCATCGCCGCAAGGTGGTCGTCACCGTCCTCTGA
- a CDS encoding putative bifunctional diguanylate cyclase/phosphodiesterase, translating to MKQFDDLAHWRARIFSTLMSAVLVLGLAAAVPSAILAMADGIWQIALMDVVALGWVFAIWWFDRLPYTLRVLNFLSMLFLVGVGLMLGVGAVSQIFLMAPPVLAVILLGTRQALTALFLSGLTILGLGLAGHAKLYVAGLGQDQLLSSLVVTLNFLCVGALITITCGALVKGLAATLGELHGFAETLETKQDKLHALNAELRLTSAAVARLNDMVLIAQAIDEPGAQQPIISANEAFERRTGYRRDEIIGQSMRLLHGQDTDPDEVARILRAVACNEPVKAELLLYTKAGEPFWAEMELVPFASDGGRSTHWVVVGRDITERRNSAKAIHHLAFYDVLTGLPNRRLFTERLDALVNARNAGGALGAVLFIDLDNFKYVNDARGHATGDALLRSAAARLLATVRARDTVARLGGDEFVILLNDLGDDPDTAAGAALKVAHKVLAALGEEVTIDEHVYRSTGSIGVALPLRAGQTAHDLLREADTAMYQAKASGRNGVALFESTMLAEAEQKLTLERDLANALERGELAMHLQLQVDRAQRPVGAELLMRWRRADGILVPPDVFIPIAESTGLIVPLGTWVLRQACEAWLRLEAAGHPLPLSINVSPAQFRQPDFVETVARVLQETGAPAGQLIFEVTEGLLVSNLDQTIARMDELAALGIRFSVDDFGTGYSSLAYLKRMPLYEIKIDKSFIRDTPNDVNGTAIVQSILAMADHLGLRVVAEGIETAQQADYLSDNGSPLMQGYLFSRPAPLDELLAVLDAPDSARSAA from the coding sequence ATGAAACAGTTTGACGACCTGGCCCACTGGCGCGCGCGCATTTTCTCGACCCTGATGTCGGCCGTGCTGGTGCTCGGCCTGGCGGCGGCCGTGCCCAGTGCGATCCTGGCCATGGCCGACGGCATCTGGCAAATCGCGCTGATGGACGTCGTGGCCCTGGGCTGGGTCTTCGCGATCTGGTGGTTCGACCGCCTCCCCTACACGCTGCGTGTCCTGAACTTCCTCTCGATGCTGTTCCTGGTGGGCGTCGGCCTGATGCTCGGCGTCGGCGCGGTCAGCCAGATCTTCCTGATGGCGCCGCCGGTGCTGGCCGTGATCCTGCTCGGCACCCGCCAGGCTCTGACGGCCCTGTTCCTGAGCGGCCTCACCATCCTCGGCCTGGGCCTGGCCGGCCACGCCAAGCTGTATGTCGCCGGCCTAGGCCAGGATCAACTGCTGTCCTCGCTGGTCGTCACGCTCAACTTCCTGTGCGTCGGCGCCCTGATCACCATCACCTGCGGCGCCCTGGTCAAGGGCCTGGCCGCGACCCTCGGCGAGCTGCACGGTTTCGCCGAAACGCTCGAAACCAAGCAGGACAAGCTGCACGCGCTGAACGCCGAACTGCGCCTGACCTCGGCCGCGGTGGCGCGCCTGAACGACATGGTGCTGATCGCCCAGGCCATCGACGAACCCGGCGCGCAGCAGCCGATCATCTCCGCCAACGAAGCCTTCGAACGCCGCACCGGCTACCGGCGCGACGAGATCATCGGCCAAAGCATGCGCCTGCTGCACGGCCAGGACACCGATCCCGACGAAGTGGCGCGCATCCTGCGCGCAGTCGCGTGCAACGAACCGGTCAAGGCCGAACTGCTGCTGTACACCAAGGCCGGCGAGCCCTTCTGGGCCGAGATGGAGCTGGTGCCCTTCGCCAGCGACGGCGGGCGCAGCACCCACTGGGTCGTGGTAGGGCGCGACATCACCGAGCGCCGCAACTCGGCCAAGGCGATCCATCACCTGGCCTTCTACGACGTGCTGACCGGCCTGCCGAACCGGCGCCTGTTCACCGAGCGGCTCGACGCCCTGGTGAACGCGCGCAATGCCGGCGGCGCGCTGGGCGCCGTGCTGTTCATCGACCTCGACAACTTCAAGTACGTCAACGACGCCCGCGGCCACGCCACCGGCGACGCCCTGCTGCGCAGCGCGGCCGCGCGCCTGCTGGCCACCGTGCGTGCGCGCGACACCGTGGCGCGCCTGGGCGGCGACGAATTCGTGATCCTGCTGAACGACCTGGGGGACGATCCCGACACCGCGGCCGGCGCCGCGCTCAAGGTGGCGCACAAGGTGCTGGCGGCGCTGGGCGAGGAAGTCACGATCGACGAGCACGTGTACCGCTCGACGGGCAGCATCGGCGTGGCCCTGCCGCTGCGCGCCGGCCAGACCGCCCACGACCTGCTGCGCGAAGCCGACACCGCGATGTACCAGGCCAAGGCGAGCGGACGCAATGGCGTCGCCTTGTTCGAGTCCACCATGCTGGCCGAGGCCGAGCAGAAGCTCACGCTCGAACGCGACCTCGCCAATGCCCTCGAGCGCGGCGAACTGGCCATGCACCTGCAGCTGCAGGTCGACCGCGCGCAGCGGCCGGTCGGCGCCGAGCTGCTGATGCGCTGGCGCCGCGCCGACGGGATCCTGGTGCCGCCCGACGTGTTCATTCCGATCGCGGAAAGCACCGGCCTGATCGTTCCGCTGGGGACCTGGGTGCTGCGCCAGGCCTGCGAAGCCTGGCTGCGCCTGGAGGCGGCAGGCCATCCGCTGCCGCTGTCGATCAACGTCAGCCCGGCGCAGTTCCGCCAGCCGGACTTCGTCGAGACGGTGGCGCGGGTGCTGCAGGAAACCGGCGCCCCGGCCGGGCAGCTGATCTTCGAAGTCACCGAGGGCCTGCTGGTGTCGAACCTGGACCAGACCATCGCGCGCATGGACGAGCTGGCGGCCCTGGGCATCCGCTTCTCGGTGGACGACTTCGGCACCGGCTACTCGAGCCTGGCCTACCTCAAGCGCATGCCCCTGTACGAGATCAAGATCGACAAGAGTTTTATTCGCGACACCCCGAACGACGTCAACGGCACCGCCATCGTGCAGTCGATCCTGGCCATGGCCGACCACCTCGGCCTGCGCGTGGTGGCCGAGGGTATCGAGACCGCACAGCAGGCCGACTACCTCAGCGACAACGGCAGTCCGCTGATGCAGGGCTACCTGTTCTCGCGCCCGGCGCCGCTGGACGAGCTGCTCGCCGTGCTGGACGCTCCAGACTCCGCGCGCAGCGCCGCCTGA
- a CDS encoding amidohydrolase family protein, producing MSRLFARLRLSAALLLALPASAFAGQAALVAAADHHQHLFSPAIIAFIAPAPGPDALREIPVTTLISLLDEAGIARAAVMSTAYMFGRPSRVVEDEYAKVKAENDWTAAQVARYPGRLRAFCGFNPLKDYALAELERCAAHPQLRTGIKMHFGNSDVQLDKPEHLARLKEVFRAANRHRMAIAVHLRASISLKRPYGAAQARAFLEQLMPEATDIVVQVAHLAGSGPGYEDPPAQAVMRTFAEAAVRKDPHSRNLYFDVASIATPDMSPAQAREMVERIRQVGVDKILYGSDAAKPTNMTPRQAWAAFRALLLTEAEIKRIADNVAPYLR from the coding sequence ATGTCCCGCCTGTTCGCCCGGCTGCGCCTGAGCGCCGCCCTGCTGCTCGCCCTGCCCGCCAGCGCGTTCGCCGGCCAGGCCGCGCTCGTGGCCGCCGCCGACCACCACCAGCACCTGTTCAGTCCCGCCATCATCGCCTTCATCGCACCGGCGCCCGGGCCCGATGCGCTGCGCGAGATCCCGGTGACGACATTGATCTCCCTGCTGGACGAGGCCGGCATTGCCCGCGCCGCCGTGATGTCGACGGCCTACATGTTCGGCCGCCCCTCGCGCGTGGTCGAGGACGAGTATGCCAAGGTCAAGGCGGAGAACGACTGGACCGCCGCCCAGGTGGCCAGGTACCCCGGGCGCCTGCGCGCCTTCTGCGGCTTCAATCCGCTGAAGGACTATGCGCTGGCCGAGCTGGAGCGCTGCGCGGCGCACCCGCAGCTGCGCACCGGCATCAAGATGCATTTCGGGAATTCCGACGTCCAGCTGGACAAGCCGGAACACCTGGCCCGCCTCAAGGAAGTGTTCCGCGCCGCCAACCGGCACCGCATGGCGATCGCGGTCCACCTGCGCGCCTCGATCTCGCTAAAACGCCCCTACGGCGCAGCGCAGGCGCGCGCCTTCCTGGAACAACTCATGCCCGAGGCCACCGACATCGTGGTGCAGGTGGCGCACCTCGCCGGCAGCGGCCCCGGCTACGAGGATCCGCCGGCGCAGGCGGTGATGCGCACCTTTGCCGAGGCGGCCGTGCGCAAGGACCCGCATTCCCGCAATCTCTACTTCGACGTGGCCTCGATCGCCACGCCCGACATGAGCCCGGCGCAGGCGCGCGAGATGGTCGAGCGCATCCGCCAGGTGGGCGTCGACAAGATCCTGTACGGCTCGGACGCGGCCAAGCCCACCAACATGACGCCGCGCCAGGCCTGGGCGGCCTTCCGCGCGCTGCTGCTGACCGAGGCCGAAATCAAGCGGATCGCGGACAACGTCGCCCCTTACCTGCGCTGA
- a CDS encoding TlpA disulfide reductase family protein, which translates to MDVLTLGPLVLPTAVLLVVGGILLANLLAEWFRRRRGLDPGPILWKMLLAGFVAARAVFVLRHHDLFADHPWRALDFRDGGFDATAGLVVACVVGAELTRRAPALRRPLLVSSLAGIALWMGGAMLLPAFAPAHAPLPELSVRRLDGSELPLRSFQGKPLVVNLWATWCPPCRREMPALAAMQRKRPDLGFVFVNQRESAGTVQAFLTAQGLRMENVVTDPAGQLAARTGSVGFPTTLFYDARGVLRFRHVGELSEATLREKLAALER; encoded by the coding sequence ATGGACGTTCTCACCCTAGGCCCTCTGGTCCTGCCCACCGCCGTGCTGCTGGTCGTGGGCGGCATCCTGCTGGCCAACCTGCTGGCCGAGTGGTTCCGGCGCCGCCGCGGCCTCGATCCCGGCCCGATCCTGTGGAAGATGCTGCTGGCCGGCTTCGTGGCCGCGCGCGCCGTGTTCGTGCTGCGCCACCATGACCTGTTCGCCGACCATCCCTGGCGCGCGCTCGACTTTCGCGACGGCGGCTTCGACGCGACCGCCGGCCTGGTAGTCGCCTGCGTGGTGGGCGCCGAGCTGACCCGCCGCGCGCCGGCCCTGCGCCGCCCGCTGCTGGTCTCGAGCCTGGCCGGGATCGCGCTCTGGATGGGCGGCGCCATGCTGCTGCCGGCCTTCGCGCCGGCGCACGCGCCGTTGCCGGAACTGAGCGTGCGCCGGCTCGACGGCAGCGAGCTGCCCTTGAGGAGCTTCCAGGGCAAGCCCCTGGTGGTCAACCTGTGGGCCACCTGGTGTCCGCCCTGCCGGCGCGAGATGCCGGCGCTGGCGGCGATGCAGCGCAAGCGGCCGGACCTGGGCTTCGTGTTCGTCAACCAGCGCGAGAGCGCGGGCACGGTCCAGGCTTTCCTGACGGCCCAGGGCCTGCGCATGGAGAACGTGGTGACCGACCCGGCCGGACAGCTGGCCGCGCGCACCGGCTCGGTGGGCTTTCCCACCACGCTGTTCTACGACGCCCGGGGCGTGCTGAGGTTCCGGCACGTGGGAGAGCTGTCGGAGGCCACGCTCAGGGAAAAACTGGCGGCGCTGGAGCGCTAG
- a CDS encoding hemolysin family protein — protein MLTDILIISFLILMNGVFAMSELALVSAKRMRLERRAEEGSRGARAALNLADDPSHFLSTVQVGITLIGIFNGAFGEASLVSHLTPELATLPVIGPYAREAALAVVVIAITVASIIFGELVPKRIAMAFPELVATLISQPLRMLSVLMAPFVKFLSLTTNAIVRVLGIREAKEEPPTEEDIIGSIKEGADTGVFEKTEYDIVQRALRLDDQHLKSLMTPRVDLVILDLEDERQKNLEAIATNPYSRYPVCRGDRSHILGYVMARDLFAQAVRTGSLDGVDLDGAVQELLYVPETVSAMALLEMFKKNRAELALIVDEYGDIQGMVTLSDVMSALVGDVSVAGEEHDADAVRRPDGSWLLDGGVSLDRFRDVLETACEFPGEDEGAYHTLAGFLLYQLGYIPKPAEIVDWEGLRFEVMDMDGNRIDRIMVSRYVPVEPEPERD, from the coding sequence GTGTTGACCGACATATTGATCATCTCCTTCCTCATTCTGATGAATGGAGTGTTCGCCATGAGCGAGTTGGCACTAGTCTCGGCCAAGCGCATGCGCCTCGAGCGGCGCGCCGAAGAAGGAAGCCGCGGGGCGCGCGCCGCCCTCAACCTGGCCGACGACCCCAGTCACTTCCTCTCGACCGTGCAGGTCGGGATCACCCTGATCGGCATTTTCAACGGCGCCTTCGGCGAGGCCTCCCTGGTCAGCCACCTGACGCCCGAACTGGCCACCCTCCCCGTCATCGGACCCTATGCGCGCGAAGCGGCGCTCGCCGTGGTCGTGATCGCGATCACGGTGGCCTCGATCATCTTCGGCGAACTGGTTCCGAAGCGCATCGCGATGGCCTTCCCGGAATTGGTAGCCACCCTGATCTCGCAGCCGCTGCGCATGCTGTCGGTGCTGATGGCGCCGTTCGTGAAGTTCCTGTCCCTCACCACCAACGCCATCGTGCGCGTGCTCGGCATCCGCGAAGCCAAGGAAGAGCCGCCGACCGAGGAAGACATCATCGGCTCGATCAAGGAAGGCGCCGACACCGGCGTGTTCGAGAAGACCGAATACGACATCGTGCAGCGCGCCCTGCGCCTGGACGACCAGCACCTCAAGTCCCTGATGACGCCGCGCGTCGACCTGGTGATCCTCGACCTCGAGGACGAGCGTCAGAAGAACCTGGAGGCGATCGCGACCAATCCCTACAGCCGCTACCCGGTCTGCCGCGGCGACCGCTCGCACATCCTGGGCTACGTGATGGCGCGCGACCTGTTCGCGCAGGCCGTGCGCACCGGCTCGCTCGACGGGGTCGACCTCGACGGCGCGGTGCAGGAACTGCTGTACGTGCCCGAGACCGTGAGCGCCATGGCCCTGCTCGAGATGTTCAAGAAGAACCGCGCCGAGCTGGCCCTGATCGTCGACGAGTACGGCGACATCCAGGGCATGGTCACGCTCAGCGACGTGATGAGCGCCCTGGTGGGCGACGTCAGCGTGGCCGGCGAGGAACACGACGCCGACGCCGTGCGCCGCCCGGACGGCAGCTGGCTGCTCGACGGCGGGGTCTCGCTCGACCGCTTCCGCGACGTGCTGGAAACCGCCTGCGAGTTTCCCGGCGAGGACGAAGGAGCCTATCACACCCTGGCCGGCTTCCTGCTGTACCAGCTCGGCTACATCCCCAAGCCGGCCGAGATCGTCGACTGGGAGGGCTTGCGCTTCGAAGTCATGGACATGGACGGCAACCGCATCGACCGCATCATGGTCTCGCGCTACGTGCCGGTGGAGCCCGAGCCCGAGCGGGATTAA